The following proteins come from a genomic window of Pseudomonas hygromyciniae:
- a CDS encoding flagellar basal body rod protein FlgF: MDKYLYVAMTGASQNALAQKAHANNLANISTNGFQRDLEQARSMPVFGDSFPARAFALTERPGTDFSPGSMVETGRDLDVAVGGDGWIAVQTPDGGEAYVRTASMNIDALGVLRAGNGMPIMGNGGPISVPPEQKVEIGEDGTISIRAMGEGPRVMAEVDRIKLVKPDLANMTKGLDGAIHTKDGQPAVADASVKVNSGFLQSSNVNAVEEMTAVLALSKQFELHVKMMNSAKEDDQAMTRVMQMS; this comes from the coding sequence GTGGACAAGTACCTTTATGTGGCAATGACCGGCGCCAGCCAGAATGCACTGGCGCAAAAGGCCCATGCCAACAACCTGGCGAACATTTCCACCAACGGTTTTCAGCGTGACCTGGAGCAGGCCCGCTCGATGCCGGTGTTTGGTGACAGCTTTCCGGCGCGGGCGTTTGCCTTGACCGAACGCCCTGGCACTGATTTTTCCCCTGGCTCGATGGTCGAGACCGGTCGTGACCTGGACGTTGCCGTCGGCGGTGATGGCTGGATCGCGGTGCAAACCCCCGATGGCGGCGAAGCCTACGTGCGTACCGCCAGCATGAATATCGATGCGCTCGGCGTCCTGCGGGCCGGCAACGGCATGCCGATCATGGGCAATGGCGGGCCGATTTCCGTGCCGCCCGAGCAGAAGGTCGAAATCGGCGAAGACGGCACCATCAGTATCCGCGCCATGGGCGAAGGCCCGCGGGTGATGGCTGAAGTGGACCGCATCAAGCTGGTCAAACCGGACTTGGCCAATATGACCAAGGGCCTGGACGGCGCGATCCACACCAAGGACGGCCAGCCGGCGGTGGCCGATGCCAGCGTCAAGGTGAATTCGGGCTTTTTGCAGTCGAGCAACGTCAATGCCGTCGAAGAAATGACCGCAGTGCTGGCCCTGTCCAAGCAGTTCGAATTGCACGTGAAAATGATGAACAGCGCCAAAGAAGACGACCAGGCCATGACCCGCGTCATGCAGATGAGCTGA
- a CDS encoding flagellar basal body P-ring protein FlgI produces the protein MAAVLLLSLSVAAQAERLKDIASISGVRSNQLIGYGLVVGLNGTGDQTTQTPFTLQTFNNMLSQFGIKVPAGSGNVQLKNVAAVSISADLPAFSKPGQVVDITVSSIGNSKSLRGGTLLMTPLKGIDGNVYAIAQGNLVVGGFDAEGRDGSKITVNVPSAGRIPGGATVERTVPSGFNQGNSLTLNLNRSDFTTAKRVVDKINDMLGPGVAQAIDGGSIRVTAPLDPSQRVDYLSILENLEVDPGQAVAKVIINSRTGTIVIGQNVKVSPAAVTHGSLTVTITEDPIVSQPGPLSGGQTAVVPRSRVNAQQEAKPMFKFGPGTTLDEIVRAVNQVGAAPGDLMAILEALKQAGALQADLIVI, from the coding sequence ATGGCAGCGGTGTTGTTGCTCTCCCTGAGCGTCGCTGCCCAGGCCGAACGCCTGAAGGACATCGCCAGTATTTCCGGGGTGCGCAGCAACCAGTTGATTGGCTACGGCCTGGTGGTGGGGCTCAACGGTACGGGCGACCAGACCACCCAGACCCCGTTCACCTTGCAGACCTTCAATAACATGCTCTCGCAGTTCGGGATCAAGGTGCCGGCAGGCTCGGGCAACGTGCAGTTGAAAAACGTCGCGGCGGTGTCGATCAGTGCGGATCTGCCAGCGTTCTCCAAGCCTGGGCAGGTGGTGGACATCACCGTGTCGTCCATCGGTAACTCCAAAAGCCTGCGCGGCGGCACCTTGCTGATGACGCCGCTCAAAGGTATCGACGGCAACGTCTACGCCATCGCCCAGGGCAACCTGGTGGTGGGCGGGTTTGATGCTGAAGGTCGCGACGGTTCGAAGATCACCGTCAACGTGCCATCGGCCGGGCGGATTCCTGGCGGCGCTACGGTGGAACGCACCGTTCCCAGCGGGTTCAACCAGGGCAACAGCCTGACCCTGAACCTCAACCGTTCGGACTTCACCACCGCCAAGCGTGTGGTGGACAAAATCAACGACATGCTCGGCCCAGGCGTGGCCCAGGCCATCGACGGCGGTTCGATCCGTGTGACCGCGCCGCTGGACCCGAGCCAGCGTGTGGACTACCTGTCGATCCTGGAAAACCTTGAGGTTGATCCGGGCCAGGCGGTGGCCAAGGTCATCATCAACTCGCGTACCGGCACCATCGTGATCGGCCAGAACGTCAAGGTGTCGCCAGCGGCCGTGACCCACGGCAGCCTGACCGTGACCATTACCGAAGACCCGATTGTCAGCCAGCCAGGGCCGTTGTCCGGTGGCCAGACCGCCGTGGTCCCGCGTTCGCGGGTCAATGCCCAGCAAGAAGCCAAGCCGATGTTCAAGTTCGGCCCCGGCACCACCCTGGATGAAATCGTGCGTGCGGTGAACCAGGTGGGCGCGGCGCCCGGCGACTTGATGGCGATCCTTGAAGCCCTGAAACAGGCCGGCGCCTTGCAAGCCGACCTGATCGTGATTTGA
- the flgG gene encoding flagellar basal-body rod protein FlgG, with protein MLPALWVAKTGLSAQDTNLTVISNNLANVSTTGFKRDRAEFQDLLYQIKRQPGAQSTQDSELPSGLQVGTGVSIVGTQKNFTAGNLQQTGQPLDMAINGRGFFQILQPDGTTSYTRDGTFHLDSNGQVVTANGFALEPAIVVPNDAQTFTVGADGTVSVTIAGNPASQVIGNLQTADFINPAGLQATGNNLFLETAASGAPQVGTPGLNGFGTTLQNTLETSNVSTVEEMVNMITTQRAYEMNSKVISTADQMLSFVTQNL; from the coding sequence ATGCTTCCGGCTCTATGGGTTGCCAAAACCGGTCTGTCCGCCCAGGACACCAACCTGACCGTTATTTCCAACAACCTGGCGAACGTTTCGACCACGGGCTTCAAACGTGATCGCGCCGAGTTCCAGGACCTGCTCTATCAGATCAAGCGCCAGCCGGGTGCGCAGTCGACCCAGGACAGCGAATTGCCGTCGGGCCTGCAAGTGGGTACGGGTGTGTCCATCGTCGGCACCCAGAAGAACTTCACCGCCGGTAACCTGCAACAGACCGGGCAGCCGCTGGACATGGCGATCAATGGCCGTGGTTTCTTCCAGATACTGCAACCGGATGGCACTACTTCCTACACCCGTGACGGCACCTTCCACCTGGACTCCAATGGCCAGGTCGTGACCGCCAACGGCTTTGCCCTGGAACCGGCGATTGTCGTGCCCAACGATGCCCAGACCTTCACGGTCGGCGCCGACGGCACCGTGTCCGTCACTATCGCCGGCAACCCGGCGTCGCAAGTGATCGGCAACCTGCAGACCGCCGACTTCATCAACCCGGCCGGCCTGCAAGCCACCGGCAACAACCTGTTCCTGGAAACCGCCGCCAGCGGCGCGCCGCAAGTCGGCACCCCGGGCCTCAACGGGTTTGGCACCACCCTGCAAAACACCCTGGAAACCTCCAACGTCAGCACCGTGGAAGAGATGGTCAACATGATCACCACCCAGCGTGCCTACGAGATGAACTCCAAGGTGATTTCCACCGCCGACCAGATGCTTTCGTTCGTTACGCAGAATCTGTAA
- the flgH gene encoding flagellar basal body L-ring protein FlgH — MSRFVSVLALSGIAVLAGCVAPTPKPNDPYYAPVLPRTPLPAAANNGSIYQAGFEQNLYSDRKAFRVGDIITITLNERTTASKNANSQVAKNSKTGIGLTSLFGGGLNTNNPLGSGDLSLDVGYSGDRATNGSSKAGQGNSLVGSITVTVADVLPNGIIAIRGEKWMTLNTGDELVRIAGMVRADDIATDNTVPSTRIADARITYSGTGSFADASQPGWFDRFFLSPLFPF, encoded by the coding sequence ATGAGTCGCTTTGTTTCTGTTCTGGCATTGAGTGGGATTGCCGTGCTCGCGGGCTGTGTCGCCCCGACGCCAAAACCCAATGACCCGTACTACGCGCCAGTGTTGCCGCGCACGCCGCTGCCTGCCGCCGCCAACAACGGTTCGATCTACCAGGCCGGCTTCGAACAGAACCTGTACAGCGACCGCAAGGCGTTCCGCGTCGGTGACATCATCACCATCACCCTTAACGAGCGCACCACGGCGAGCAAGAACGCCAACTCCCAGGTGGCCAAAAACAGCAAGACCGGCATCGGCCTGACCTCGCTGTTTGGTGGTGGCTTGAACACCAATAACCCCCTGGGCAGCGGTGACTTGAGCCTGGACGTGGGCTACAGCGGCGACCGTGCCACCAACGGCAGCAGCAAGGCCGGGCAGGGTAACAGCCTGGTGGGTTCGATCACCGTGACGGTGGCCGATGTACTGCCCAACGGCATCATCGCCATACGCGGCGAGAAGTGGATGACCCTCAACACCGGTGACGAGCTGGTGCGCATTGCCGGCATGGTGCGGGCGGACGATATCGCCACCGACAACACCGTGCCGTCTACGCGGATTGCCGACGCACGCATTACCTATTCGGGTACGGGTTCGTTTGCCGACGCCAGTCAGCCAGGTTGGTTTGACCGTTTCTTCCTTAGCCCGCTGTTCCCTTTCTAG